In Rhodothermus marinus DSM 4252, a single genomic region encodes these proteins:
- a CDS encoding NAD+ synthase translates to MKIALAQLNPIVGDLQGNRRKIVDFAHQAYRQGAELVIFPEMCVAGYPPQDLLDMPAFIEAVAHTVETIALEVPRELGVILGAPIRNESPVGKRLFNAALLLEGGRIVARVPKRLLPTYDVFDEYRYFEPGPPQPVVEWRGLRIGLHICEDMWNNEDWAPYHLYDENPIDELAAQGIDLFVNISASPFSLGKHDERSRIIEGICREHGVPFIYVNQVGANTELIFDGDSRVHAPDGSILLCAPSFQEALLIWDTEADYAPYVHRRTEIEDLHDALVLGIRDYFYKTGAFEKVVLGLSGGIDSAVVCALAVAALGPERVVGVAMPSKYSSPESVEDARQLAENLGITFHIIPIMPAVDAFREMLRPVFDDLPEDVTEENIQARVRGVTLMALSNKFRYLLLSTGNKSEMAVGYVTLYGDTNGGLAVLADVYKTQVYRLARYINARAGRYVIPERILTKPPSAELRPGQKDTDSLPPYEVLDVILQRYIEHREEVDEIVAATGFDRALVADILRRVDRNEYKRRQTPPGLRVTGKAFGIGRRLPIVMRWNRAVLEEVRRNHTAALQTQSERAS, encoded by the coding sequence ATGAAAATCGCGCTGGCGCAGCTCAATCCGATTGTTGGAGACCTGCAGGGCAACCGCCGCAAGATCGTCGACTTCGCGCACCAGGCCTATCGCCAGGGCGCCGAACTGGTCATCTTTCCCGAAATGTGCGTGGCGGGCTACCCTCCGCAGGACCTGCTCGACATGCCCGCCTTTATCGAGGCCGTTGCCCATACGGTCGAAACGATCGCGCTGGAGGTGCCCCGCGAGCTGGGCGTGATTCTGGGCGCGCCGATCCGCAACGAAAGCCCGGTGGGCAAACGGCTCTTCAACGCGGCCCTGCTGCTGGAAGGCGGACGCATCGTGGCCCGCGTCCCGAAGCGGCTGCTGCCCACCTACGACGTATTCGACGAATACCGCTATTTCGAACCCGGCCCGCCCCAGCCGGTTGTGGAATGGCGCGGTCTGCGCATCGGGCTGCACATCTGCGAGGACATGTGGAACAACGAGGACTGGGCCCCCTACCATCTCTACGACGAAAACCCGATCGACGAGCTGGCGGCTCAGGGAATCGATCTGTTCGTCAACATCAGCGCCTCTCCCTTCTCGCTGGGCAAACACGACGAGCGCAGCCGGATTATCGAGGGCATCTGTCGCGAACACGGCGTCCCGTTCATCTATGTGAACCAGGTGGGCGCCAACACCGAGCTGATCTTCGACGGCGACAGCCGGGTCCATGCGCCGGACGGCTCCATTCTGCTGTGCGCTCCGTCGTTTCAGGAGGCGCTGCTGATCTGGGATACCGAAGCCGACTACGCCCCCTACGTACACCGGCGCACCGAGATCGAAGACCTGCACGACGCACTGGTGCTGGGCATCCGGGATTACTTCTACAAAACCGGTGCTTTCGAGAAGGTGGTGCTCGGACTTTCCGGCGGGATCGATTCGGCCGTCGTCTGTGCACTGGCCGTTGCCGCGCTGGGACCGGAACGGGTCGTCGGCGTGGCCATGCCCTCGAAGTACTCCTCGCCCGAATCGGTCGAAGACGCCCGCCAGCTCGCCGAAAACCTGGGCATCACGTTTCACATCATTCCGATCATGCCGGCCGTCGATGCCTTTCGGGAAATGCTACGTCCGGTCTTCGACGACCTGCCGGAAGACGTGACGGAGGAGAACATCCAGGCGCGTGTGCGTGGCGTCACGCTCATGGCGCTGTCGAACAAGTTCCGCTATCTGCTGCTCTCGACGGGCAACAAAAGCGAAATGGCCGTCGGCTACGTGACGCTTTATGGCGACACGAACGGCGGGCTGGCCGTGCTGGCCGACGTGTACAAGACGCAGGTCTACCGCCTGGCCCGTTACATCAACGCCCGAGCGGGTCGCTACGTCATCCCCGAGCGCATCCTGACCAAGCCGCCTTCGGCCGAGCTGCGTCCGGGCCAGAAAGACACCGACTCGCTGCCGCCCTACGAAGTGCTGGACGTGATCCTGCAGCGCTACATCGAACACCGGGAGGAAGTGGACGAAATCGTGGCGGCCACCGGGTTCGACCGGGCGCTGGTGGCCGACATCCTGCGCCGCGTGGACCGCAACGAGTACAAGCGACGCCAGACGCCCCCGGGTCTGCGCGTAACGGGCAAGGCTTTCGGCATCGGACGCCGCCTGCCTATCGTCATGCGCTGGAATCGGGCCGTGCTCGAAGAGGTGCGACGCAACCACACGGCGGCCCTGCAAACCCAGTCGGAGCGTGCGTCATGA
- the ruvA gene encoding Holliday junction branch migration protein RuvA, giving the protein MIAYVSGKLAVKKLTEVVVDVHGLGYRLLIPTSTYEVLPEVGAPVHLLTHYYVREDAVLLFGFATEAERALFEVLLGVSGVGPRLALAALSALSPAQIHEAVTTGDVQTLKRIPGVGQRLAERLIVELRDRLALLDLAELTPAGVDDVRAQARVDALAALEALGLPRAAAERSLRKVLREHPGIQSAEELIRLALREHGG; this is encoded by the coding sequence ATGATCGCCTACGTGTCGGGCAAGCTGGCGGTCAAAAAGCTGACCGAGGTGGTGGTGGACGTCCACGGCCTGGGCTACCGGCTTCTGATTCCCACGTCCACCTACGAAGTGCTGCCGGAGGTCGGCGCTCCGGTGCACCTGCTGACGCACTACTACGTGCGGGAAGATGCCGTGCTGTTGTTCGGGTTTGCGACCGAGGCCGAGCGCGCGCTGTTCGAGGTGCTGCTGGGCGTGTCGGGCGTCGGACCCCGGCTGGCGCTGGCGGCCCTGTCGGCCCTCTCTCCGGCACAGATTCACGAAGCGGTCACCACGGGCGATGTGCAGACGCTGAAGCGCATCCCCGGCGTGGGACAGCGGCTGGCCGAACGGCTGATCGTGGAACTACGCGACCGGCTAGCGCTGCTGGATCTGGCCGAACTGACACCGGCGGGCGTGGACGATGTGCGCGCGCAGGCCCGTGTCGACGCACTGGCGGCGCTGGAGGCGCTGGGCCTGCCCCGTGCGGCCGCCGAACGCAGCCTGCGTAAGGTGCTCCGGGAGCATCCGGGCATTCAGTCGGCCGAAGAACTCATCCGCCTGGCCCTGCGCGAGCACGGCGGCTAA